From the genome of Uranotaenia lowii strain MFRU-FL chromosome 1, ASM2978415v1, whole genome shotgun sequence, one region includes:
- the LOC129738003 gene encoding uncharacterized protein LOC129738003, whose translation MVAPYHPATNGQVERFVQECKAKLKSLRCDRSSIHAELCKILLASATEAKKIDGKVRDIAEGVRVAARDYLNMEKWKYGVVSEKLGELHYHIRLDDGRTWKRHIDQIREVPMLIENDPVTETTLSVAIGRTTIYTPVIPRVLLSGPKSPTKPPSMPARATEDQVTKVALIPRGVAANTGRSHDHQSSRRSRWVIRPSKKLDL comes from the coding sequence ATGGTTGCACCGTATCATCCTGCGACGAACGGTCAAGTCGAAAGATTCGTTCAGGAATGCAAAGCGAAGTTGAAGAGTTTGCGGTGTGACAGATCATCGATACATGCTGAGTTGTGCAAGATTTTACTGGCCTCAGCAACCGAGGCCAAGAAGATCGACGGTAAGGTGCGCGATATCGCTGAGGGGGTGAGAGTTGCGGCTAGAGATTACCTCAACATGGAGAAATGGAAATACGGTGTGGTTTCTGAAAAACTCGGAGAGCTGCACTATCACATCCGACTCGATGATGGGAGAACCTGGAAACGCCACATAGACCAAATCCGAGAAGTACCTATGTTGATTGAGAACGATCCTGTTACCGAGACAACATTATCTGTGGCCATCGGGCGAACTACCATATACACGCCTGTGATTCCAAGAGTACTACTGTCGGGTCCGAAGTCTCCTACCAAGCCACCATCGATGCCAGCTAGGGCTACAGAGGATCAAGTCACCAAAGTCGCCTTGATTCCAAGAGGAGTTGCTGCCAACACTGGTCGTAGCCACGATCACCAATCATCAAGACGTTCGAGATGGGTCATCCGACCATCAAAGAAGCTGGATTTGTAA
- the LOC129738004 gene encoding uncharacterized protein LOC129738004, producing MSAMRMQHYATFLQSFNYEIKFRPTGQHYNADASSRSPLKEKITENICEETDCLEVNMIKTLPLTAEELVKDDQSLRVLLEGLRNGMTVEPRDSFGVEQQEFTLQKGCVMRGIRVYILPCLRVKMLAELRSTHFGTNRLKAFAVRGKD from the coding sequence ATGTCTGCCATGAGAATGCAGCATTATGCTACATTTCTTCAGTCATTCAACTACGAAATCAAGTTCAGGCCTACCGGACAACACTACAATGCCGATGCTTCCTCGCGTTCACCCCTGAAGGAGAAAATTACGGAGAATATCTGCGAAGAGACGGACTGCCTGGAAGTCAACATGATCAAGACATTGCCACTGACCGCAGAGGAGCTCGTTAAAGACGACCAGTCTTTGAGAGTACTGCTAGAAGGTTTGCGGAATGGGATGACCGTCGAACCTAGAGACAGTTTCGGCGTTGAACAACAGGAGTTTACGTTGCAGAAAGGTTGCGTCATGCGAGGAATTCGAGTTTACATTCTTCCGTGCTTGCGAGTGAAAATGCTTGCCGAATTACGCTCTACACATTTCGGCACAAATCGATTGAAGGCGTTCGCTGTGAGGGGAAAAGATTGA